DNA from Danaus plexippus chromosome 6, MEX_DaPlex, whole genome shotgun sequence:
gacggTACCATATAaaggtaatattattatttattcaattcaatttatcAACACAAACACGTCTCAATCCCGGAACTTTCCGGGTCCCAACCTTGAATTTAtttgagtttaaaaataaattaaatttctagtCGCTAGTATAGCTATTTACCCAATGATATAAACAGGAATGAATCTTCCGAATGTTGAAAATatctcaaaaaaattttaccaaaattCATGACATCTAGGATGCTCGCCAGtattcattgtaataaaactaatatttttcggatttcctatgcgtttataattattctcaACAACACACACGATATcacatctcgtccgcccgtgatcacgtttgctggcaaagtaaccgaaacgtctggACTATGAAgtcaaaaataatcataaacgcgtagtaaatccgaaaaatattagttttatttagaaaattactttaaataaatactatatacgACACCTGTAAAATGGCATTGTTATTGTCCGCGTCTGACGTGTGTCCCGATGAGAGACCGTCCTCGACTATGGGCAGCGTGCGAAGTCCTTCTTGAACTAAAGGTTATATAATTACCATTCAAAAGTACCGACAGCATGTCAATGTCAGACATTTATTAGTAGCTCTCACCTTGCATTTCTGCTAAGTCCGTCTCAATGATGGCCATCGACAGCTGTATCTCAGATTCGTTGGCAGGAAACATCGCGGGGTATCTGACACAGgctggaaaaatatattccactATTTACACGGTACAATGaccgattaaaattttatttaataataaataaatatatgaatctaTCTGAACAACTCAGGATTGTTGTGAAGTTAGCCTTTTAATCTGCTCATAAATATTGATCCTTTGTACCAAACgaatatgaaaatacatttcttaattCCACAGATAAGCGCAATCAAACAAGATTATTACCtttttgtttcgttttattttatattattcctttataatgaatagataaaaattacaataacaagACATCCTTCGCCATAATTCAGTTGAAAACGTATTACCggaatcttttttattatcaatatactCCCCAAACGATTGAGTTGgtcataaaaatgaaaaagaccGTCCAAACGTCGTATAGAGAAAGCAGTTTGgatacaaaaatgtttcaataacatacataaaaccaatcatttttcatattgatgtttgattgaaatatggaataaaaataatagggTTGAGATTTCCAAACTTGAGGATCAACACAGAGAACAAAACTATAACAACCTTACAGTCTATcgactaataatttaaaggcTAGGTCGACTTTGGACCAACCAGAATAAATAGGACCAGGAGTAGTTAACCAACGGCATTTCGGCCAGGCTAACAACTTGGAAAGGCTGaagaatatgtataaattaggTTATTCTCAAAGAGAATTCTTATAACGGCTTCTCTACCAGGCAATGAAGAATTGTCGCAAGCATGTCAAAAAATGTCAATGCTCATGTTTGGTTTTTTCTcaggataaaaattaaaaaaatatcttcctaGAATGTAGGGTATAAAAGGGGCTGTAAATACCTTTGACGGGCATTTCGCTTTCTGCGCCGGCCACTGAAAGGTCACTGCGTGAGCTAGATCCAGGTGGGGAGCCGCAAACACTAGCGCCGTCACCCGGCTGTAGCGCTGATATTTCTGGAGACGGGAAGCGACCACGCTTTTGCTGGAATTGACGATATTAATGGCTATGATTTCCTGGATATTCTATAggaagttttttcggtacatGGGATAAAATcttctgaaattatttttactatggTTAGGTAAggtagttattaatattttaaattattacctgTAGTCCCAAGAAGTCCGTGTGATTATTCAAGGCGTGTGGAGATTCTATTGGTTCGTTCTGAGGCCAATCCGACTCGCTCCCGTCGATGCCATTTTCTGACGGACAATCTTGCGTTTGTCTTCGAAGTTCGTAATCGAGTTCCTGGAAAAACGTCTACATTAAGCCTATAAGTATCTCATACAAAAAAGCAATGACTACTGTAATATTAAGGTTAATAGTAACCTGGAAATTGACTATCTCGTCATTAATATTCTGCTGCTGTCCAGGTAAAGTGGGACATCTAAAGAACTCTTCTAGGACCTTTCTTGTTTCCGAGAACTCATACAAATAATCGAAAGCCGCTGAGCCGGGCGGAGGCGTTGCATCTCTACTCTCAGGAAGTACTCTCTGAAACACGATATGAACCAATTATTTagctaaacataatttttttatttccttaaattaaatcaaacaagAATGAATGAAAGAAATCACCACATTCACCACTTCAATACATTACATTTCGTAAGGTAAACTTATTGTTAGTACCTGAGGGAACCCTGGTCGCGGTGACCTGACAGGAGCCTTCTGTGACCCGATGCCATATCTTCTCGGGGAGCCTTCGTACTCAGCTATCGGCAGTTCCCCTATGACCCTAGTGACCCTGTTCTTATCTTCATCCCCCGACAGCCATACGGCAGTCGGACTCCCTTCACTCAACCTGACATCCTCCGACCTCGAAGACTCACTCTCATCACAACTCAATTCACTTTTATTGTTCAACATGTCACAATCACCGTTTTTCATATTGTCTAAAGTCCTTTTAACACTCAAATCTATTTCGTGGTCACTAGCGTCTGGGTCCATCCTCAAACCTAGGGACACAGAATTCAATAtcactgaaaataaaagagagagaaaaatatgttttcatgaATGATGATTTGTTAATTATGATAGGCGATGTTTAGTTATCGTGCGTGTTAAATGAAAGAAGCAATTAAGGCAACCTACAAAATACTTTCCGGTAGGACATCATGTATATTTCTATAAGTTGTTCGTGAAAAGACCAAAAAGATAAACACTAAAATCTTAtaagctttttatatataaaggagaAACGCAAACAGTATTTATATAGCAATAAAGagtgtattatttatgtagtaTGCTATGAAGCAATATCTGTTgaatctgaaaaatatgtttttacctTTCCAATCATCGTTTTCATCAAAAACCATAACTTCCCCATCAGCCACGACTGCTATCGGACTGCTTTTTGTGCTCacgtcatttattttatgtgggTCTAGTATAGGTGAACTGTTCTTTGGTATCCCCATGGGATTCTGTTCTATAGTCGCTTCCCGATCACCATTCGTGTATGTTACGGGTGATGTATGACGTGATATCATCTTTTTTGGTTCACTATTAATTCTGTGTATAGTTATCTGAAATTAGAACATAATACAaagtcaattaaattattgtttcctCAGTTTCTTAGAAACGTTTTTTATTGAACTACACTCACTTCATTATTGATGTTATTATCATTGGTATAGTCTACGGCGTCTTTGTTGAGTGAACGCACTTTGTTCCTGAGGTTGTGTTTGTGAGTGGTGCTATGTCGCAACTTTCTCACAGCCTTCGCCCTACTTTGTGAGTACAGTTCTCTGCCTCCGGCGATTTCTATTATCCTGGAGGGGGGGACGGAATGTTAATTATTCTAcgttaaaaaatttttcttatttcagaGATCTACAATTTTCTCCTTTCTCAGCATGAGGTACTATAAATTCAAAGACGACACGTCTGAAGGCCTGCATGTATGCAGgttatgttttaattgattCTGAACTGGATTTAAACGCTATATAGGTCactgttaatattatgaattgaaTGATTATAATGTAGAGTTCACACCATTGTCGCTTTATAAGTATTATCTGAATTATTTGAATCCAATAAAATGGAGACTTCGacccataaataaaatgaagtaaaaattttgtgaaaagCATCACTTCTATCAGAGTTCGTATTGGAAATTGATCGCCCCGCCAATTGCTGTACTTCCGTTGAATCAACCACGAATCTATCCATCACAATCGACAAAATccattatattcttaaaatacattttaaaaatacgaaaCCATTTctctaaatagaaataatatgtatttaagataaagATATGAAAACCTATTCAAATTccgtttaaaatctttattgctGTAGCTTAAATGAAGCCTTATCCGTTTATTTAACCCaaagcattttatataaaataaagctattTGAAGAAAAAGTACATAAACTAATATATCCTATGCAAATAGACCTACACATCCAAACAAAATGGCGATCCACCAAAGTGCCCTGATGTTGTCAAAGTAAACAACGTCAGACGTCCAAACATTCGTACCTTGACCGATACATGAAAACATAAAGTATGTCttactgaaaatttaaataatactggaAAATGTCTCATTAGGAAACcagtaataacataatattaattggaaAGAAAGGCtgtacaataaaaactttggtttatttatattgataattttttactctGTAGGTATAACCGGGCATCTATCATAACCTTGATCTATAAGAATTACAACTCTGACATTATCCTCTGCAGCATTAGTGatattgaaatgtataaaaattacgtataatattaacatttctgGTTAATATGGTATCTACCAACCTCGAGTCCCGTAGCTTGTAAGTGCCACCTTTAGTGTTAAGGATGACTTGGTCTTGCTCTTCATCAGAGGACGCGTTGTTTACGCTAATCATGTCTCTTCCTTCCAGACCAGTACTCAGTCTGTGAACACAAAGCCTTAAGACACTACAAAATCATTAGCGAAATAAGCAATAAATCAGTAGCTGTCAAAATACTATAACTAAGGCTTATGGCCGCCACTACTTCAGAACTATAAGAGTAAACGCAAATCTACAGCAACTCATAGGTTAAATAGAGCAAGGTCGTAAAAAGGCTGCGATAGTTGCCAAAAACTCTGCCAAATAGTAGGACGAAAATCATTCCAACGAGCACAGAACATTGCAAAATCTAAAGACCTGATAACATTAGTAAAAACATTCAATACGACCCACACGGGTCATTctcatcaaaaataatttaaactactaTTTTACATACTAACTTTTTGGAACAGCAGCGTCGCTCGAATGAGTCGttcttaaagtaataattatgagTTAGATATATGTTGTATTCATATAGCGTTACAGTATATCTAAATGCGCCTTtcaaatcatatattatatttcatagtatGTCGGCCTACCATGAAAGAAAGTAGGCCATATCGCTTCTTATTTACGAGAAGGCAGTTTATATTTTGCACTCACATCACACGCCTCGATTATAGGACTCTCGCCTTGCAGGCGGTTGGATTTGAAAAtcagaaagtttttttaaataactaggTCGTTACGGAGTAGTTAGCGATCAACACGCGAAAAGACAATTACCTTCATTTTCAGCCAGGCTTTGAGTTAATGGAATATAATGATTGATCGATAAGTACTAAAATAGAACGCCGGATGTATCGGTCTGATCTATTGTATTCTATAGTATCGAGTCAGCTACGAAAATCTGATTGCAATTGTCTTTTTTATGCACTAGCTTTAAGCTTTACTTACATGTTAATATGAATGGGGTAAAATTCTGGGCTGCGTAACCACTAAGCACTGCACATAAAACAGCATATGATGACTGGTTTCGGTCATAGGTACCTGTACCTATCGTGCTGGTGCTGCATGTTCTTCGGGCGGCACTTGGGGAAGAGGCGGGTGATGTTTTCGCCAACGTCGGAGCCGGGCGTCGAATCGCCGGCGTCCGGCCTCAGCGCCGCGTTCATGTCGCCACTACAGCCGTCACGACGCCGCCTCTACCGGCAATACGCCGATTGTTTAGCAAATTATGAACTGAACCAACACAAAATCCAAAATTTACAGATAACCGACAAAACAATTATGGGCTTGTATTTcatgacataaaaattaaattttagtaatggcttttattgtaaattttatttactttcctaAATCAATTCGCATATGATATAACTACAAAAtagttaagttaaaaataaaaatttagtagTAATATCTTAATACTGATATActcgtttttcttttatctcaAGGGCTAagtctgaaaatataaaaacatgtacCACAGATATAGGCGGAAAGTCGCGTGATTTGATGAAAATTTCTAGTTTCATTATAGTTaggtattataatgaaatcatagcaataaataatataaatcaataaggGTTGTATCGCAAACATCCTTAAGCatttggttttaataaaaaacctcAATTTCGCGTTATATTCGAGGCGAGGGCCACGACGCGTGCCGCATGGCACCGACCGGCTACCAGCGGTTCACAACAATCCGATCGATAGCACATTAGCATTGTGGCGGGTACGACAGCGTTCAGCGAAATCTATGaagtactaaaaaaatatacagcggttgaaaataacaatactatacagaaaaatattaaaatcaaacagaTCACGGTGGACATGTGTTGTACGTAACGATATtcgatttttttcattaaatgaaatgtttataaagaaatgtattactattgtatataataatattttaatgtatataccTAACGTTAAACACGCGAGCGTTAATGCCTCTCTTGTTAGATTTATAAAGagaattttctattattttaaactaaggTATTTTCAGTtccattgttataataatgtaaaattgatttccgttatataaacaatgtaataatagaccatttaattta
Protein-coding regions in this window:
- the LOC116778687 gene encoding uncharacterized protein LOC116778687 isoform X4: MNAALRPDAGDSTPGSDVGENITRLFPKCRPKNMQHQHDRYRLSTGLEGRDMISVNNASSDEEQDQVILNTKGGTYKLRDSRIIEIAGGRELYSQSRAKAVRKLRHSTTHKHNLRNKVRSLNKDAVDYTNDNNINNEITIHRINSEPKKMISRHTSPVTYTNGDREATIEQNPMGIPKNSSPILDPHKINDVSTKSSPIAVVADGEVMVFDENDDWKVILNSVSLGLRMDPDASDHEIDLSVKRTLDNMKNGDCDMLNNKSELSCDESESSRSEDVRLSEGSPTAVWLSGDEDKNRVTRVIGELPIAEYEGSPRRYGIGSQKAPVRSPRPGFPQRVLPESRDATPPPGSAAFDYLYEFSETRKVLEEFFRCPTLPGQQQNINDEIVNFQTFFQELDYELRRQTQDCPSENGIDGSESDWPQNEPIESPHALNNHTDFLGLQQKRGRFPSPEISALQPGDGASVCGSPPGSSSRSDLSVAGAESEMPVKACVRYPAMFPANESEIQLSMAIIETDLAEMQGLRTLPIVEDGLSSGHTSDADNNNAILQTHSATIEEQVDSVNNTDLVLTDADLHSLDPLASAPPPPAPAPHRPADGTHAAHSTHTPHHRHGSHHEDVYPRKRPSSAQSTESVEIKPASGDEDEADTDLETDRLLGQQRTDDQGFFDDKGWRKPKSRTVMPSGGSRDAHDDHREDEVHNGKDKDGKKKSKNKEDWAAVLIEGVLFRARYLGSTQLACEGQPTKATRMLQAEEAVSRIKAPEGENQPSTEVDLFISTEKIMVLNTELKEIMMDHALRTISYIADIGDLVVLMARRRFVPHENDSDQPKLNRTPKMICHVFESEEAQFIAQSIGQAFQVAYMEFLKANGIEDHSFVKEMDYQEVLNSQEIFGDELQMFAKKELQKEVVVPKTKGEILGVVVVESGWGSMLPTVVIANLAPAGAAARCGQLNIGDQIIAINGVSLVGLPLSTCQTYIKNSKNQTVVKLTVVPCAPVVEVKIKRPDTKYQLGFSVQNGVICSLLRGGIAERGGVRVGHRIIEINSQSVVAVPHERIVNLLATSVGEILMKTMPTSMFRLLTGQENPVFI
- the LOC116778687 gene encoding uncharacterized protein LOC116778687 isoform X9 — encoded protein: MNAALRPDAGDSTPGSDVGENITRLFPKCRPKNMQHQHDRYRLSTGLEGRDMISVNNASSDEEQDQVILNTKGGTYKLRDSRIIEIAGGRELYSQSRAKAVRKLRHSTTHKHNLRNKVRSLNKDAVDYTNDNNINNEITIHRINSEPKKMISRHTSPVTYTNGDREATIEQNPMGIPKNSSPILDPHKINDVSTKSSPIAVVADGEVMVFDENDDWKGLRMDPDASDHEIDLSVKRTLDNMKNGDCDMLNNKSELSCDESESSRSEDVRLSEGSPTAVWLSGDEDKNRVTRVIGELPIAEYEGSPRRYGIGSQKAPVRSPRPGFPQRVLPESRDATPPPGSAAFDYLYEFSETRKVLEEFFRCPTLPGQQQNINDEIVNFQTFFQELDYELRRQTQDCPSENGIDGSESDWPQNEPIESPHALNNHTDFLGLQQKRGRFPSPEISALQPGDGASVCGSPPGSSSRSDLSVAGAESEMPVKACVRYPAMFPANESEIQLSMAIIETDLAEMQVQEGLRTLPIVEDGLSSGHTSDADNNNAILQTHSATIEEQVDSVNNTDLVLTDADLHSLDPLASAPPPPAPAPHRPADGTHAAHSTHTPHHRHGSHHEDVYPRKRPSSAQSTESVEIKPASGDEDEADTDLETDRLLGQQRTDDQGFFDDKGWRKPKSRTVMPSGGSRDAHDDHREDEVHNGKDKDGKKKSKNKEDWAAVLIEGVLFRARYLGSTQLACEGQPTKATRMLQAEEAVSRIKAPEGENQPSTEVDLFISTEKIMVLNTELKEIMMDHALRTISYIADIGDLVVLMARRRFVPHENDSDQPKLNRTPKMICHVFESEEAQFIAQSIGQAFQVAYMEFLKANGIEDHSFVKEMDYQEVLNSQEIFGDELQMFAKKELQKEVVVPKTKGEILGVVVVESGWGSMLPTVVIANLAPAGAAARCGQLNIGDQIIAINGVSLVGLPLSTCQTYIKNSKNQTVVKLTVVPCAPVVEVKIKRPDTKYQLGFSVQNGVICSLLRGGIAERGGVRVGHRIIEINSQSVVAVPHERIVNLLATSVGEILMKTMPTSMFRLLTGQENPVFI